Part of the Oncorhynchus tshawytscha isolate Ot180627B linkage group LG07, Otsh_v2.0, whole genome shotgun sequence genome, AAGCTATGTGTTCCAAGGTATTCCAAATAGACCGGCTATCATCGACTTAACCAACTCTGTGGTACTCACTAGCGTTAGGCTTGTGCCTGATTCTCCTGATGCAGGCATAAGTGAGGAACACCAAGAGGACGACAGCAAAGAAGAAGAAGCCAATGGCCAGAATGTAATGCCCGTACTCTTTGTTTCCTTGCtctgataaacaaacaaaaaagattTACAACCCAAATACATTTCTAATACCTATGAATTGCTTGACTGTAATTGCCAACATACCATGTATACCACATTTTGAGTTATGGGTCTTGTTCCCAGGGAagatcacaataaatccatgtgtatCACACCTGTTGGTGACAAGGTATTACAAGTTATTTAGGAGCATCTAAAAACATTTCACACAATAGAGGAACTGATATTTGGCTATTTTTCAAAACTGTGTTCTTACTGTGTCAATGGTTTGCAGTGACCCTGTTCGGTGTCAGAGTATGTGTTATTAGGACATGGGACACATTTCCAAGTGTATTCCCTGGAACCTGCCATTGGAAAACATACTTTAAGTTAGCAGTAGTATGGACATGGCTGTTGATCCTTTCGCTACATTTGTAAATATTCAGTGACAAGTAGTGATGAAGGAAAATGAATGAATGTCTTACCTGTTCTCTTCAGTTCCTCTCCCTTGCGGCATTTCTTTTCCTTTTCACAATTTGAGCAGACATGGTCTGAGCACAGGAAACCAGAGCCACACAAACAGTTTGCGTTTGCGGTTGAGGTGCATGCTCTTGCATAGACTGCCCAGAAGagcaaagagagaaagaagacaaCAATGACATGAACAAACAATGACATGAGAAGTGTGAGCCCCAGAAGCTACCACTTTCCTGACATTCTTTCTTTCCTACAGTATCATTACTTGTTTTGACCATTTGAGGGTCCATCAACAATCAAAGTATAGGACGCTAATATTTTTCAGAGCTAGATTTTGTTTATGTCACCTCTCatcttaacccttaccctgtTGGCATTTGAGGCATGGTTGACAGTTCTCTACGCGGTCACTGAACTCAGAGTAGGAGTCCGCTGGGCAGTCACCACAGTCGGTTTTGGCATGAGTGGTGCAGTGCTTCTTCAAAAATGTGCCTATGAACCAAGACAGGATTGTAATATCATAATCACTACTCACAGAATCACTCATTCAATATTTCTTTATATGTCTTATACATCAAGCAATCATCACACAGGGTCCAACTAACATTTGCATACATCATTTTTCGTAATAATtatgaataaaacattttttttaaggaTTTCAATTGGTATAATAATTTGATATCATATGTTCAGTTGTTTAATCCCATGGTCAGTAGTCTACTGAATTGTCGTTAAAGGCTAAAAACAAACCTGGTGGACAAAGTTCACAACATCTGCCATCTTTTTCATACATATCATTGCATCGTAGATCCGCTGCTAAACCCATAGTCCAAAAACAGAGAAgacatatgactgtcatctgtaTGTATTGAGTGTCCATAATGTTAAGCATCCTCTCTCCTTTCAACCGTGGGGGTTTTATTTGCTGTGCACAGTGACGTTGCACAGTGGCGTCAGGTatatatctctctcgctctctctctctctctctctcggtttgcCAGTGTGGTGAGCTTTTCTGTGAAAAGGTACAGTGAAAGCAGACTCTGCTGACACACGCatgactagggctgtggcggtcattacattttgttagctggtgattgtcaagcaaaaaactgccggtctcacggtaaaaCTTGAGCACATTTGTGACCGACCcctcaaatcggtcttatgtagcaaaatttgagaTTGTTTTTTGTACATTGGATTAAAGTAGAGACTACAACATGGTATATCATAcattacagttgaggaacaatgggaaagttattctgctttgaaagttgataaacttgtatagtcacttttgagaaaatggcctttgaatgttttggtactactactggagagcccttctttgtctacacccattcagcatcgttcacaccctcttaagctttagccccatccatctctttaagggttgatccgagcgttctgtacTGACATCAGCAGTCAAGCACCTAAGCTTACTTGCTagatacttccagacacaaataagagaacagctcactgaacattactcgccctcgcagagctggttaggctgttatgttatccagagcattggtgactgcaactgtgctgtccaattgtccagagcattggtgactaactgtgctgccaGCAACAATTTAGTTACGCTTTTATGCCAACGTTTACTgtcaccggccatattcaactggtgttgagcgttcctaaattcatcagttattttgcactctggcacactcagacgagagtgctctgatatcggagtagatggccagactgcatttacgaacgcacccaaaatggttacttgcatattgGAGTTTTTTGTTAAGacgtaactagctagctaaacaatgaaccattatCACAACTCATGATGTTGCTACCATTTATGTCGCAGTGACATcttattgaaatggatacttgcacaGTGGGGtccccagctagcacagtggatctgggccgatTCCGGCTTAGAGTCTGGGCACtcggctgagagtcagactcAGCCAACGTCATGTGGCCTGAGTCTGGGCTGCCTCCGGCACTATTACTTGTGGCTAGGATGTGAGGATTGAGCTCGGTccgattccggtgtgagttatctggcccaaatgtattacttggagCTCGGGTCGATTGGGGCgact contains:
- the tnfrsf18 gene encoding tumor necrosis factor receptor superfamily member 18, giving the protein MLNIMDTQYIQMTVICLLCFWTMGLAADLRCNDMYEKDGRCCELCPPGTFLKKHCTTHAKTDCGDCPADSYSEFSDRVENCQPCLKCQQVYARACTSTANANCLCGSGFLCSDHVCSNCEKEKKCRKGEELKRTGSREYTWKCVPCPNNTYSDTEQGHCKPLTQCDTHGFIVIFPGNKTHNSKCGIHEQGNKEYGHYILAIGFFFFAVVLLVFLTYACIRRIRHKPNANIHGFPLSKEESGSQLIQQAETKDNASQILLSMASISTV